A window of Pantoea agglomerans contains these coding sequences:
- a CDS encoding EAL domain-containing protein — MPPLKRKRDYARIIIILSGVLPLLLGILFTAIDARHTVQQQQINAANTLLSQAEKMSDSAWDMITWLRRFHRQPCEKFEDELQRAGNLNAYFRAIGKLEGVKITCSSAYGVNPGSLSDMILRAPPVTGKAWWSLSLAGTAGVPQRPAVIFVRQLPDDEGFWALIDGQYLMDFMNAIGEARGYRLSIRFNDGAPVSTGQGTPPHASLFSASIYQAQSKRYPISVTIETPGAEIMRAWRQVTLIFLPMTAILSILLMILTANWLQRRISWRDEIRRAINARQFSVHYQPVYNNHTETCNGAEALLRWTLPNGDVVRPDIFISAAEAEGMIVPLTRHLLDLVAEDVQQWQVEPGFHLGINVAAEHLQHPAFVKDMLNFADKIKQTPLQITLELTERSLIKDGEDVARKLDRLRADGMKVAIDDFGTGHCSLSYLQTFSLDYLKIDRGFINAIESLSGETPVLDAIITLSHKLQLEVLGEGVETALQYLYLRQRGVTFIQGYYYALPMDNSTLIAWLAEHTYQPIRTEESDDAPLHPS, encoded by the coding sequence GTGCCGCCGTTAAAACGAAAACGCGACTACGCAAGAATAATTATTATCCTGTCCGGGGTGCTGCCCTTGCTGCTCGGCATCCTGTTCACGGCGATCGACGCGCGGCATACCGTCCAGCAGCAGCAGATCAACGCCGCCAATACCCTGCTCTCGCAGGCGGAAAAAATGAGCGACAGCGCCTGGGATATGATCACCTGGCTACGCCGTTTTCACCGTCAGCCCTGCGAAAAATTCGAAGACGAACTGCAGCGCGCCGGCAACCTTAACGCCTATTTCCGCGCCATCGGCAAGCTGGAAGGGGTTAAAATCACCTGCTCGTCGGCCTACGGCGTTAATCCCGGCTCGTTAAGCGACATGATACTGCGTGCGCCGCCGGTGACCGGCAAAGCCTGGTGGAGCCTCTCTCTTGCCGGCACGGCTGGCGTGCCGCAGCGTCCGGCGGTGATTTTTGTCCGGCAGCTGCCGGATGATGAGGGTTTCTGGGCGCTTATCGACGGCCAGTATCTGATGGATTTTATGAACGCCATCGGCGAGGCGCGCGGCTATCGGCTCAGCATACGCTTTAACGACGGCGCGCCTGTCTCCACCGGCCAGGGGACGCCGCCTCACGCCAGCCTGTTTAGCGCCAGCATTTATCAGGCGCAGTCGAAGCGCTATCCCATTAGCGTGACCATCGAGACGCCAGGCGCGGAGATCATGCGCGCCTGGCGTCAGGTGACGTTGATTTTCCTGCCGATGACGGCCATTCTCTCTATTCTGCTGATGATTCTGACCGCCAACTGGCTGCAGCGCCGTATCTCCTGGCGCGATGAGATCCGCCGCGCCATCAATGCGCGCCAGTTTTCGGTTCACTACCAGCCGGTTTATAACAACCACACCGAGACCTGTAACGGTGCCGAAGCGCTGCTGCGCTGGACGCTGCCAAACGGCGACGTGGTTCGACCCGATATTTTTATCAGCGCAGCCGAAGCGGAAGGCATGATCGTGCCGCTGACGCGTCATCTTCTCGACCTGGTCGCCGAAGATGTGCAGCAGTGGCAGGTCGAACCAGGCTTTCATCTCGGTATCAACGTCGCTGCCGAACATCTGCAGCATCCCGCCTTCGTGAAGGATATGCTTAACTTCGCCGATAAAATTAAGCAGACGCCGCTGCAGATTACCCTGGAGCTGACCGAGCGCAGCCTGATTAAAGATGGCGAAGATGTGGCGCGAAAACTCGATCGTCTGCGCGCCGACGGCATGAAGGTAGCCATCGATGATTTCGGCACCGGACACTGCTCGCTCAGCTATCTGCAGACCTTCTCGCTCGACTATCTGAAAATCGATCGTGGTTTTATCAACGCGATTGAGTCGCTGTCGGGCGAAACGCCGGTGCTGGACGCCATTATCACCCTCAGCCATAAGCTGCAGCTGGAGGTGCTGGGCGAAGGCGTGGAGACGGCGTTGCAGTACCTCTACCTGCGCCAGCGCGGCGTGACCTTTATTCAGGGCTACTATTATGCTTTGCCTATGGATAACAGCACGCTTATCGCCTGGCTCGCAGAGCATACGTATCAGCCGATACGCACAGAGGAATCTGACGATGCTCCACTGCACCCTTCTTGA
- a CDS encoding ABC transporter substrate-binding protein, whose translation MNRLKAFAAALLLSASAMAQAAPDLSEVTLVLGDQARNLRSLVEASGVLKDAPWRYRWANFQGAAPLFEAQRAGAVDTSYAGDLPVLMAASGGVPLKIIATNVGDAGSNGLIVPADSPVRSVKDLAGKEVVVSSARGSISQHLLYEALGEAQVPRDSVPVRFVLPTDASAAFNAGQIGAWATFDPYLGIAEQHGARLLRDGKGLTTALSFVTATQQSLDDPGKRAAIADFAQRLAKARAWALTHKEEYNQVYAQLTRLPPADAAKITARISHGIRGVTAEDIEKVQKVSDLFSALKILPNRVDVAAITDRSLFPQ comes from the coding sequence ATGAACAGACTTAAAGCGTTTGCGGCCGCGCTGCTGCTGAGCGCCAGCGCAATGGCACAGGCGGCGCCCGATCTCAGCGAGGTCACGCTGGTGCTGGGTGACCAGGCGCGCAATTTGCGGTCGCTGGTAGAGGCCTCCGGCGTGCTGAAGGATGCGCCCTGGCGCTATCGCTGGGCTAATTTTCAGGGCGCCGCGCCGCTGTTTGAAGCGCAGCGCGCCGGCGCGGTCGACACCTCCTACGCGGGGGATCTGCCGGTGCTGATGGCGGCGTCCGGCGGCGTGCCGCTGAAGATCATCGCCACCAATGTCGGCGACGCCGGGTCGAATGGGCTGATCGTGCCTGCCGACTCGCCGGTGCGCAGCGTAAAGGATTTGGCAGGCAAAGAGGTTGTGGTCTCCTCGGCGCGCGGCAGCATCTCACAGCATCTGCTCTATGAGGCGCTGGGCGAAGCGCAGGTGCCGCGCGACAGCGTGCCGGTGCGCTTTGTGCTGCCGACCGACGCCAGCGCCGCTTTCAACGCCGGGCAGATTGGTGCCTGGGCAACGTTCGATCCCTATCTTGGCATCGCCGAACAGCACGGCGCGCGGCTGCTGCGCGACGGCAAAGGGCTTACCACCGCGTTGTCGTTTGTGACCGCCACCCAGCAGTCGCTGGACGATCCCGGCAAGCGCGCGGCCATCGCCGATTTCGCCCAGCGGCTGGCGAAAGCGCGCGCGTGGGCGCTGACCCATAAAGAGGAGTACAACCAGGTTTATGCGCAGCTGACGCGCCTGCCGCCGGCCGATGCGGCGAAGATTACCGCGCGCATTTCCCACGGTATTCGCGGCGTAACGGCTGAGGATATTGAAAAGGTGCAGAAGGTGTCGGATCTCTTCAGCGCGCTGAAAATTCTGCCGAACCGGGTGGATGTGGCGGCGATTACCGACCGCAGCCTGTTTCCGCAGTAG
- a CDS encoding helix-turn-helix domain-containing protein → MQEKKYNEEVIDSVTEWINTHLDQRLSINDIAEKSGYSKWYLQKLFARCRNETLARYIRKRKLAACVYILKSSNTPIITLAMKYHFESQQSFTRSFKQVMGCTPYVCRKRQLDPEIQAQLEGNINPCELCLQAKPVVNNHKRFTSARLDIRNIDTAEACNGLR, encoded by the coding sequence ATGCAAGAGAAGAAATATAATGAAGAGGTGATTGATAGCGTGACCGAGTGGATTAACACCCATCTCGATCAGCGACTCAGCATTAATGATATTGCCGAAAAGTCCGGCTATTCCAAATGGTATCTACAGAAGCTTTTCGCCCGCTGCCGCAACGAGACGCTGGCGCGCTATATTCGCAAGCGTAAACTGGCCGCCTGCGTCTACATCCTGAAAAGCAGTAACACGCCGATTATTACCCTGGCGATGAAATACCATTTCGAAAGTCAGCAGTCATTTACGCGCTCGTTTAAGCAGGTCATGGGCTGTACGCCCTACGTCTGTCGCAAGCGTCAGCTCGATCCAGAAATCCAGGCGCAGCTGGAAGGCAATATTAATCCCTGCGAGCTCTGTCTACAGGCAAAGCCCGTTGTCAACAACCACAAACGTTTTACCTCTGCGCGTCTGGATATTCGCAATATCGACACTGCAGAGGCCTGCAATGGCCTGCGCTGA
- the hemB gene encoding porphobilinogen synthase: protein MSDFTLLQRPRRLRSSPAMRELFQETSLSLNDLALPIFVEEGVDDYKAIEAMPGVMRIPEKRLAWEIERIAKAGIRSVMTFGISHHTDATGSDAWNENGLVARMSRICKETVPEMIVMSDTCFCEYTSHGHCGVLCDHGVDNDATLINLGKQAVVAAAAGADFIAPSAAMDGQVKAIRQALDAAGFTQTAIMSYSTKFASSFYGPFREAAGTALKGDRKTYQMNPMNRREAIRESLIDAAEGADSLMVKPAGAYLDVLRDIRERTELPLAAYQVSGEYAMIKFAAQAGAIDERNVVLESLGAIKRAGADLIFSYFALDLAEQKIL from the coding sequence ATGTCTGACTTTACTCTGCTCCAGCGTCCAAGAAGGCTGCGCTCCAGCCCCGCGATGCGTGAACTCTTCCAGGAAACCTCCCTCAGCCTGAACGATCTGGCGCTGCCGATTTTCGTTGAGGAAGGCGTTGACGACTACAAGGCCATTGAAGCGATGCCGGGCGTGATGCGCATTCCGGAAAAGCGCCTCGCCTGGGAAATCGAGCGCATCGCCAAAGCGGGCATCCGCTCGGTGATGACCTTCGGCATCTCGCACCACACCGACGCCACCGGCAGCGATGCCTGGAATGAAAACGGCCTGGTGGCGCGCATGTCGCGCATCTGCAAAGAGACGGTGCCGGAAATGATCGTTATGTCCGACACCTGCTTCTGCGAATACACCAGCCACGGCCACTGCGGCGTGCTGTGCGATCACGGCGTGGATAACGACGCAACCCTGATCAACCTCGGCAAGCAGGCGGTGGTGGCGGCAGCGGCGGGCGCGGACTTTATCGCGCCGTCGGCGGCGATGGATGGCCAGGTTAAGGCGATCCGCCAGGCGCTGGACGCGGCGGGCTTTACCCAGACCGCTATTATGTCCTACTCCACCAAGTTCGCCTCGTCGTTCTACGGCCCGTTCCGCGAAGCGGCCGGCACCGCGCTGAAAGGCGATCGCAAAACTTATCAAATGAATCCGATGAACCGCCGCGAAGCGATTCGCGAGTCGCTGATCGACGCGGCCGAAGGCGCGGATTCGCTGATGGTGAAACCGGCTGGCGCCTACCTCGACGTGCTGCGCGACATCCGCGAACGCACTGAGCTGCCGCTGGCGGCGTACCAGGTGAGCGGCGAATACGCGATGATCAAATTCGCCGCCCAGGCGGGTGCTATCGACGAGCGTAACGTCGTGCTGGAGAGCCTGGGTGCGATTAAACGCGCCGGCGCCGACCTGATTTTCAGCTACTTCGCCCTCGACCTCGCAGAACAGAAAATCCTCTGA
- a CDS encoding epoxyqueuosine reductase QueH, whose product MSQSLQRKPLPLPGGHNKVLLHSCCAPCSGEVMEAMLASGIDYTIFFYNPNIHPLKEYELRKEENIRFAEQFGVPFVDADYDRDNWFERAKGMEWEPERGERCTMCFDMRFERTALYAHEHGFPVITSSLGISRWKNMQQINDCGVRAASRYPEMIYWDYNWRKGGGSARMIEISKRERFYQQEYCGCVYSLRDSNRHRVASGRERIKIGVQYYSPDEE is encoded by the coding sequence ATGTCTCAGTCCCTTCAGCGCAAGCCGCTGCCGCTGCCTGGCGGCCACAATAAAGTCCTGTTGCACTCCTGCTGCGCGCCCTGCTCGGGCGAGGTCATGGAGGCGATGCTGGCGTCCGGCATCGATTACACCATCTTTTTCTATAACCCCAATATCCATCCGTTGAAAGAGTATGAGCTGCGCAAAGAGGAGAATATCCGCTTCGCTGAGCAGTTCGGCGTGCCCTTTGTCGACGCGGACTACGATCGCGATAACTGGTTTGAGCGCGCAAAAGGCATGGAGTGGGAGCCGGAGCGCGGCGAACGCTGCACCATGTGTTTCGATATGCGCTTTGAGCGCACCGCGCTCTATGCGCATGAACATGGCTTTCCGGTGATCACCAGCTCGCTCGGCATTTCGCGCTGGAAAAATATGCAGCAGATCAACGACTGCGGCGTGCGCGCCGCCAGCCGCTATCCCGAGATGATCTACTGGGATTACAACTGGCGTAAAGGCGGCGGATCGGCGCGCATGATCGAAATCAGCAAGCGCGAGCGATTTTATCAGCAGGAGTATTGCGGCTGCGTCTATTCGCTGCGCGACAGCAATCGGCATCGCGTAGCCAGCGGGCGTGAACGCATTAAAATCGGCGTGCAATATTACTCGCCGGACGAAGAGTAG
- a CDS encoding D-2-hydroxyacid dehydrogenase family protein, with product MLHCTLLDDYQNVALSLADWDSLRPAVQTRSLQQPVADDDALIAALADSDIIVVMRERTPLTAARLARLPRLKLIVTSGMRNAAIDLDACRARGIAVCGTESSSAPPLELTWGLLLALARHIVPENQALRSGGPWQQHLGMGLEGKSLGLIGLGKIGGGMAKVAQAFGMQVCAWSQNLTAERAAACGATRMPSLQALLAASDIVSLHLVLSERTRHLLDAAALAQMKPGALLVNTARAGLVDQQAMIAALRSGQLAGAALDVFDVEPLPVDHPLRQLPNVLATPHLGYVADSNYRRYFTQAVEDIAAWLQHQPLRSLL from the coding sequence ATGCTCCACTGCACCCTTCTTGATGACTACCAGAACGTTGCCCTGTCGCTGGCCGACTGGGATTCGCTGCGCCCCGCCGTGCAGACCCGCTCGCTGCAGCAGCCTGTTGCCGACGACGACGCACTGATCGCCGCGCTGGCCGACAGCGATATTATCGTCGTCATGCGCGAGCGCACCCCGCTCACTGCCGCCCGGCTGGCGCGTCTGCCGCGGCTGAAGCTGATCGTCACCTCAGGCATGCGCAATGCCGCCATCGATCTGGACGCCTGCCGCGCGCGCGGCATCGCGGTATGCGGCACCGAGAGCAGCAGCGCGCCGCCGCTGGAGCTTACCTGGGGTTTGCTGCTGGCGCTGGCGCGCCACATCGTACCGGAGAATCAGGCGCTGCGCAGCGGCGGCCCGTGGCAGCAGCACCTCGGCATGGGGCTGGAAGGTAAAAGCCTGGGGCTGATCGGACTGGGCAAGATCGGCGGCGGTATGGCGAAAGTGGCGCAGGCGTTCGGCATGCAGGTTTGTGCCTGGAGCCAGAATCTTACCGCCGAGCGCGCGGCAGCGTGCGGCGCAACGCGGATGCCGTCACTTCAGGCGCTGCTGGCGGCGAGCGATATCGTGTCGCTTCATCTGGTGTTAAGCGAACGCACGCGCCATCTGCTCGACGCCGCCGCGCTGGCGCAGATGAAGCCCGGCGCGCTGCTGGTGAACACGGCGCGCGCGGGCCTGGTGGATCAGCAGGCGATGATCGCCGCGCTGCGTTCCGGCCAGCTGGCAGGCGCAGCGCTGGACGTATTCGACGTCGAACCGCTGCCCGTCGATCATCCGCTGCGGCAGCTGCCCAACGTGCTGGCGACGCCGCATCTCGGCTATGTCGCCGACAGCAACTACCGGCGCTACTTCACCCAGGCGGTCGAGGATATCGCCGCCTGGCTGCAACATCAGCCGCTGCGATCGCTGCTTTAG
- a CDS encoding alpha/beta fold hydrolase — protein sequence MRPTSGPKKSLAALLASVTLFSAAPAFAATTYGEQLEGFQYPFPLQRFSFSSQQQMLSMGYMDVRPTGRANGQTVVLLHGKNFCGATWEVSIRALSQAGYRVVAPDQIGFCSASKPDNYQYSFQQLADNTHQLLAHLGIKRATIVGHSTGGMLATRYALMYPAETQQLVLVNPIGLEDWKAKGAPWRSVDQWYQRELKLDAAGIKKYEQHTYYSGQWKPEYDKWVDMLAGLNAGPGHKKVAWNSALIYDMIFTQPVFYEFGDLNVPTTLMIGTADTTAIGSDIASPEVKATLGHYEVLGKEAAKRIPGARLIEFPGMGHAPQMESPDRFNQTLIEALAQR from the coding sequence ATGCGTCCGACCTCTGGCCCGAAAAAATCGCTTGCTGCGCTACTTGCCTCAGTAACCCTGTTTAGCGCTGCGCCCGCTTTTGCCGCCACCACCTATGGCGAACAGCTGGAAGGCTTCCAGTATCCTTTCCCGCTCCAGCGCTTCAGCTTCTCTTCTCAGCAGCAGATGCTCAGCATGGGCTATATGGATGTCAGGCCAACCGGTCGCGCCAACGGGCAGACCGTGGTGCTGCTGCACGGTAAAAATTTCTGCGGCGCAACCTGGGAGGTGAGCATACGCGCGCTAAGCCAGGCGGGCTATCGCGTCGTCGCGCCGGATCAGATCGGCTTTTGCAGCGCCAGCAAGCCCGATAACTATCAATACAGCTTCCAGCAGCTGGCGGATAACACTCATCAGCTGCTGGCGCATCTCGGCATAAAGAGAGCAACGATCGTCGGCCACTCCACCGGCGGCATGCTCGCCACGCGCTATGCGCTGATGTATCCCGCCGAGACGCAGCAGCTGGTGCTGGTGAACCCCATCGGGCTGGAGGACTGGAAAGCCAAAGGTGCCCCCTGGCGCAGCGTGGATCAGTGGTATCAGCGCGAGCTGAAGCTGGATGCGGCGGGCATCAAAAAGTATGAGCAGCACACCTACTACAGCGGCCAGTGGAAGCCGGAGTATGACAAATGGGTCGATATGCTGGCGGGCCTGAATGCCGGCCCGGGGCATAAGAAGGTGGCCTGGAACTCGGCGCTGATCTACGACATGATTTTTACCCAGCCGGTATTTTACGAGTTTGGCGATCTGAACGTGCCGACCACGCTGATGATCGGCACCGCCGATACCACCGCTATCGGCAGCGATATCGCCTCGCCGGAGGTGAAAGCGACGCTGGGTCACTATGAGGTGCTGGGCAAAGAGGCGGCGAAGCGCATTCCCGGCGCGCGCCTGATTGAGTTTCCCGGCATGGGCCATGCGCCACAGATGGAGTCGCCCGATCGCTTTAATCAGACGTTAATTGAGGCGTTAGCGCAGCGCTAA
- a CDS encoding class II aldolase/adducin family protein, producing MSTATLASSSLQQRIPDAEWQARVRLAQAYHLAAKLRWTDHIYTHFSLRVPGDRPHFLINAFGQTFDEILPETLVKIDIDGNIIDDPTGLGINPAGFVIHSAIHRARPDAHAVMHTHTAAGIGVSAQQGGLLMISQHSTRFHQRVGYHDYEGIALDLDEQQRIVNDLGSLNALILRNHGLLTAGGSIEEAFYNLYYLERACQAQLAAQSGGAPLIILPDAVAEKAAQAFDNSIRNKKYQLHWDAYIRQLNRNAL from the coding sequence ATGAGTACGGCAACCCTGGCATCTTCTTCTCTTCAGCAGCGTATTCCCGACGCGGAATGGCAGGCGCGCGTCAGGCTGGCGCAGGCCTATCATCTGGCGGCAAAGCTGCGCTGGACCGACCATATCTATACCCACTTTTCGCTGCGCGTGCCGGGCGATCGTCCGCACTTCCTGATTAATGCTTTCGGCCAGACGTTTGACGAGATCCTGCCGGAAACCCTGGTGAAGATCGATATCGACGGCAATATTATCGACGATCCCACCGGACTGGGCATCAACCCGGCCGGCTTCGTTATCCACAGCGCCATCCATCGCGCCCGGCCGGACGCGCATGCGGTGATGCATACCCACACGGCGGCGGGCATCGGCGTCTCGGCACAGCAGGGCGGCCTGCTGATGATCTCGCAGCACAGCACGCGTTTTCACCAGCGCGTTGGCTACCACGACTATGAAGGTATTGCGCTCGATCTCGACGAGCAGCAGCGCATCGTCAACGATCTCGGCAGCCTCAACGCGCTGATCCTGCGCAACCACGGCCTGCTGACCGCAGGCGGCAGCATCGAAGAAGCCTTTTATAACCTCTACTACCTTGAGCGCGCCTGCCAGGCGCAGCTGGCGGCGCAGTCGGGCGGCGCGCCGCTGATAATTCTACCGGATGCGGTGGCGGAAAAAGCGGCGCAGGCATTCGATAACAGCATCCGCAACAAAAAGTATCAGCTGCACTGGGACGCCTATATTCGCCAGCTCAACCGCAACGCCCTGTAA
- a CDS encoding SDR family oxidoreductase produces MAGKALVIGASRGIGLAVVRALAAKGWQVTATYRSSAPEAEAQWHALDMTHQEEVRQLAARLKEETFDAILINAGISGPSHQNLLQSSDDELAQLFLTNAIAPVRCAEALLPLLAKQNGVIGFTTSILGSLNENDTAAMPIYSASKSALNMLSRALLPQINQHNATLLSLHPGWVKTDMGGESAPVTVEQSGEGLVQQLEAWRGRGGHHYVDYAGQLLQW; encoded by the coding sequence GCATCGCGCGGCATCGGCCTGGCGGTGGTCAGGGCGCTGGCGGCCAAAGGGTGGCAGGTCACGGCGACCTACCGCAGCAGCGCGCCGGAGGCGGAGGCGCAGTGGCACGCGCTGGATATGACCCATCAGGAGGAGGTGCGTCAGCTGGCGGCGCGGCTTAAAGAGGAAACCTTCGATGCGATCCTGATCAACGCCGGTATTTCCGGCCCGTCGCATCAGAACCTGCTGCAGAGCAGTGACGACGAGCTGGCGCAGCTGTTCCTGACCAACGCCATCGCGCCGGTGCGCTGCGCGGAGGCGCTGCTGCCGCTGCTGGCGAAGCAGAACGGCGTTATCGGCTTCACCACCTCCATTCTCGGCAGTCTGAACGAGAACGACACGGCGGCGATGCCGATCTACTCCGCCAGCAAGTCGGCGCTTAATATGCTGAGCCGCGCGCTGCTGCCGCAGATTAACCAGCATAACGCGACGCTGCTGTCGCTGCATCCGGGCTGGGTGAAAACCGATATGGGCGGTGAGTCCGCGCCGGTAACGGTCGAGCAGAGCGGCGAAGGGCTGGTGCAGCAGCTGGAGGCCTGGCGCGGACGCGGCGGCCATCACTACGTGGACTACGCCGGACAGCTTTTGCAGTGGTAA
- the proP gene encoding glycine betaine/L-proline transporter ProP: MKLRRKRVKPIGLDDVTIIDDARLRKAITAASLGNAMEWFDFGVYGFVAYALGKVFFPDASPGVQMIAALGTFSVPFLIRPLGGLFFGMLGDKYGRQKILSITIVIMSISTFCIGLIPSYASIGIWAPILLLIAKMAQGFSVGGEYTGASIFVAEYSPDRKRGFMGSWLDFGSIAGFVLGAGIVVLISAIIGEAKFMEWGWRLPFFLALPLGIIGLYLRHALEETPAFQQHVEKLEQGDREGLRDGPKVSFKEIASKHWKSLLACIGLVIATNVTYYMLLTYMPSYLSHNLHYSEDHGVLIIIAIMIGMLFVQPVMGMLSDRFGRRPFVIIGSIALLIFSVPSFMLINSGVLGLIFAGLLLMAVILNAFTGVMASSLPAMFPTHIRYSALASAFNISVLIAGLTPTLAAWLVETTNNLYMPAYYLMVVAVIGLITGIYMKETANKPLRGAAPAASDLEEAREILQEHHDNIEHKIEDIDAEIARLEAKRKNLVQQHPDINE, from the coding sequence ATGAAACTACGTAGGAAGCGTGTCAAACCTATTGGGCTGGATGACGTCACTATTATCGATGACGCCCGTTTGCGCAAAGCCATTACTGCCGCGTCGCTGGGTAACGCGATGGAATGGTTCGATTTTGGCGTGTACGGCTTCGTCGCCTACGCGCTGGGTAAGGTCTTTTTCCCCGATGCGTCACCAGGCGTGCAGATGATCGCCGCGCTCGGTACCTTTTCCGTTCCCTTCCTGATTCGCCCGCTGGGCGGCCTCTTCTTCGGTATGCTGGGCGATAAATACGGTCGCCAGAAGATTCTCTCAATCACCATTGTGATTATGTCGATCAGTACCTTCTGTATCGGCCTGATCCCCTCTTACGCCTCGATTGGTATCTGGGCACCGATTCTGCTGCTGATCGCCAAGATGGCGCAGGGCTTCTCGGTGGGCGGCGAATATACCGGCGCTTCCATCTTCGTTGCTGAATATTCCCCTGACCGCAAGCGCGGCTTTATGGGAAGCTGGCTCGACTTCGGCTCGATCGCTGGCTTTGTGCTCGGCGCCGGCATCGTGGTGCTGATCTCAGCGATTATCGGCGAAGCGAAGTTTATGGAATGGGGCTGGCGCCTGCCGTTCTTCCTCGCGCTGCCGCTCGGCATTATCGGCCTCTACCTGCGTCACGCGCTGGAAGAGACGCCAGCCTTCCAGCAGCACGTTGAAAAGCTGGAGCAAGGCGACCGCGAAGGCCTGCGCGACGGCCCGAAAGTGTCGTTTAAAGAGATCGCCAGCAAGCACTGGAAAAGCCTGCTTGCCTGTATCGGTCTGGTGATCGCCACCAACGTCACCTACTACATGCTGCTGACCTATATGCCGAGCTATCTGTCGCATAACCTGCACTACTCGGAAGATCACGGCGTACTGATTATTATCGCCATTATGATCGGCATGCTGTTTGTGCAGCCGGTAATGGGCATGCTCAGCGACCGCTTCGGCCGTCGTCCGTTTGTGATCATCGGCAGTATCGCCCTGCTGATCTTCTCTGTACCGTCCTTTATGCTGATTAACAGCGGCGTGCTGGGTCTGATTTTCGCCGGTCTGCTGCTGATGGCGGTGATCCTTAACGCCTTTACCGGCGTGATGGCGTCGTCGCTGCCGGCCATGTTCCCGACGCATATCCGCTACAGCGCGCTGGCGAGCGCCTTTAACATCTCCGTGCTGATTGCCGGTCTGACGCCGACGCTTGCCGCCTGGCTGGTGGAGACCACCAATAACCTCTATATGCCGGCCTACTACCTGATGGTGGTGGCGGTGATCGGCCTGATTACCGGCATCTATATGAAAGAGACGGCGAACAAACCGCTGCGCGGCGCGGCGCCTGCCGCGTCCGACCTCGAAGAGGCGCGTGAAATCCTGCAGGAGCATCACGACAATATCGAACATAAAATCGAAGATATCGACGCTGAGATCGCCCGCCTTGAGGCGAAGCGTAAGAATCTGGTGCAGCAGCACCCCGATATTAACGAGTAA